From the Ensifer adhaerens genome, the window CCGCCGCCCGGTACGATGCCTTCCTGAACAGCAGCGCGCGTCGCGTTGAGAGCGTCGTCGATGCGGTCCTTCTTTTCCTTCACTTCGACTTCCGTCGAGCCGCCGACGCGGATCACGGCAACGCCGCCAGCGAGCTTGGCAAGGCGTTCCTGCAGCTTTTCGCGGTCGTAGTCGGAGGTGGTGTCTTCGATCTGGGCCTTGATCTGGGCGACGCGGCCTTCGATGTCGGCCTTCTGGCCGGCGCCGTCGACGATCGTCGTGTTTTCCTTGGAGATCGAAACCTTCTTCGCACGGCCGAGCATGTCGAGCGTGACGTTTTCGAGCTTGATGCCGAGGTCTTCGGAGATCACGGTGCCGCCCGTCAGGATGGCGATGTCTTCGAGCATGGCCTTGCGGCGATCGCCGAAGCCCGGAGCCTTGACGGCAGCGATCTTCAGGCCGCCACGCAGCTTGTTGACGACGAGCGTTGCGAGAGCTTCGCCTTCTACGTCTTCAGCGATGATGAGGAGCGGCTTGCCGGTCTGAACGACAGCTTCGAGAACCGGGAGCATGGCCTGGAGGTTCGAGAGCTTCTTCTCGTGGAGGAGAACGAAGACGTCGTCGAGGTCAGCGACCATCTTTTCCGGGTTGGTGACGAAGTAGGGGCTGAGGTAGCCGCGGTCGAACTGCATGCCTTCGACGACTTCGAGTTCGGTTTCGGCGGTCTTGGCTTCTTCAACCGTGATGACGCCTTCGTTGCCGACCTTCTGCATTGCTTCAGCAATGTCGAGGCCGATCTGACGCTCGCCGTTGGCCGAGATCGTGCCGACCTGTGCGACTTCTTCCGA encodes:
- the groL gene encoding chaperonin GroEL (60 kDa chaperone family; promotes refolding of misfolded polypeptides especially under stressful conditions; forms two stacked rings of heptamers to form a barrel-shaped 14mer; ends can be capped by GroES; misfolded proteins enter the barrel where they are refolded when GroES binds), whose amino-acid sequence is MAAKEIKFGRTAREKMLRGVDILADAVKVTLGPKGRNVIIDKSFGAPRITKDGVSVAKEIELEDKFENMGAQMVREVASKTNDIAGDGTTTATVLAQAIVREGAKAVAAGMNPMDLKRGIDLAVSEVVKDLQAKAKKINTSEEVAQVGTISANGERQIGLDIAEAMQKVGNEGVITVEEAKTAETELEVVEGMQFDRGYLSPYFVTNPEKMVADLDDVFVLLHEKKLSNLQAMLPVLEAVVQTGKPLLIIAEDVEGEALATLVVNKLRGGLKIAAVKAPGFGDRRKAMLEDIAILTGGTVISEDLGIKLENVTLDMLGRAKKVSISKENTTIVDGAGQKADIEGRVAQIKAQIEDTTSDYDREKLQERLAKLAGGVAVIRVGGSTEVEVKEKKDRIDDALNATRAAVQEGIVPGGGTALLRSASKISVKGANEDQEAGINIVRRALQAPARQIAENAGDEASIVVGKILDKNEDNYGYNAQTGEYGDMIAMGIVDPVKVVRTALQDAASVAGLLVTTEAMIAELPKKDAPAMPGGMGGMGGMDMM